The Aureimonas mangrovi genome includes a region encoding these proteins:
- a CDS encoding glycosyltransferase family 4 protein: MPTRPPAASLPIAFYAPLKSPDDPVPSGDRTLARLLLAALTTAGFEPALASTLRSFSVDGARQNALLEAGETQANEVAARLMQLASQRRPRLWFTYHNHYKAPDLLGPAVSRALAIPYVIAEASHAPKRAGGPFDRFHHMAAQASLAADLHLVLNPRDGAGLAALRAGTEGLVPFAPFTAAAMGPAPLPIPEDGPLRLMTAAMMRPGDKFQSYRVLADALGRLDCDWTLDVAGDGTARAEVEALFEGLGARVRFHGLIDGPAELAAFYRAGDLLAWPGVNEAFGMTYLEAAREGRAAVAMRYGGVATVVADGASGILTEAGDVAAFSATLDRLARNRALLRRLGAQARNHTMEHHGPEAAARRLRETLCPLLKVGDARCAS, translated from the coding sequence GTGCCAACCCGACCGCCGGCCGCAAGCCTGCCGATCGCGTTCTACGCTCCCTTGAAGTCGCCGGATGATCCGGTGCCTTCCGGAGACAGGACCCTTGCGCGTCTTCTCCTGGCCGCGCTGACGACCGCCGGCTTCGAGCCGGCGCTGGCGAGCACGCTGCGAAGCTTCTCGGTGGATGGGGCCAGGCAGAACGCGCTTCTGGAAGCCGGCGAGACGCAAGCCAACGAAGTTGCCGCACGGCTCATGCAGCTTGCATCGCAACGACGTCCGCGCCTGTGGTTCACATATCACAACCACTACAAGGCCCCTGACCTTCTGGGGCCTGCGGTCTCTCGTGCGCTCGCCATCCCCTACGTGATCGCCGAGGCCTCGCACGCGCCCAAACGAGCCGGAGGGCCGTTCGACCGGTTCCACCACATGGCGGCGCAGGCATCGCTCGCAGCCGATCTCCACCTCGTCCTGAACCCACGCGACGGCGCCGGTCTTGCCGCGCTCCGCGCCGGCACCGAAGGTCTCGTACCTTTCGCCCCATTCACGGCTGCGGCCATGGGGCCGGCACCCTTGCCCATCCCGGAAGACGGGCCGCTGCGCCTGATGACCGCCGCGATGATGCGGCCGGGTGACAAGTTCCAGTCCTATCGGGTGCTGGCCGATGCGCTCGGCCGCCTCGATTGCGACTGGACGCTGGATGTCGCCGGGGACGGCACGGCGCGCGCCGAAGTCGAGGCGCTTTTCGAAGGGCTTGGCGCACGGGTGCGCTTCCACGGCCTCATCGATGGTCCCGCCGAACTCGCCGCCTTCTATCGCGCGGGCGACCTTCTCGCCTGGCCGGGCGTGAACGAGGCCTTCGGAATGACCTATCTGGAAGCGGCCCGCGAGGGCCGTGCCGCAGTCGCTATGCGCTATGGCGGCGTCGCGACGGTCGTTGCGGACGGGGCTTCCGGCATCCTGACTGAAGCGGGCGACGTCGCGGCCTTCTCGGCGACGCTGGACCGGCTCGCGCGCAACCGCGCTCTTCTGCGGCGGCTCGGCGCGCAGGCGCGAAACCACACGATGGAGCATCATGGACCGGAGGCCGCGGCGCGCCGCCTCAGGGAAACGCTGTGCCCGCTTCTCAAAGTGGGGGATGCGCGATGCGCGTCCTGA